The following coding sequences lie in one Drosophila sulfurigaster albostrigata strain 15112-1811.04 chromosome 2R, ASM2355843v2, whole genome shotgun sequence genomic window:
- the LOC133835871 gene encoding signal peptide peptidase-like 3 — translation MSHGSAGAQTVGGGGGSVGGGGAAAAAAAAAAAAGSEYRELHWTVSSVMDSSRVSTCLISMLLIVYGSFRSLNIEQEAREREQKKRNESMTNLLTGEQVEKEPTDKFATLDTMHALCLPLGASISLLIMFFFFDSMQLLFAVCTAIIATVALAFLLLPMCQYIIRPCTDGKRFSFGICGRFTAAELFSFTLSVSIVCVWVLTGHWLLMDAMGMGLCVAFIAFVRLPSLKVSTLLLTGLLIYDVFWVFLSSYIFSTNVMVKVATRPAENPVGIVARKLNLGGIVRDTPKLNLPGKLVFPSIHNTGHFSMLGLGDVVMPGLLLCFVLRYDAYKKSQGVTSDPTLSPPKGVGSRLTYFHCSLLGYFLGLLTATVSSEVFKAAQPALLYLVPFTLLPLLLMAYLKGDLRRMWSEPFIAHPPSKQLEV, via the exons ATGTCGCACGGCAGCGCCGGCGCGCAAACTGTTGGCGGTGGTGGCGGCAGCGTTGGTGGCGGcggtgcagcagcagcagcggcggcggcagcagcagcggctggtTCTGAATATCGTGAACTACATTGGACTGTGTCGAGTGTGATGGACTCGTCGCGTGTATCCACCTGCCTTATATCGATGCTGTTAATTGTCTATGGCAGCTTTCGCAGTCTCAACATTGAGCAGGAGGCGCGAGAGCGTGAACAAAAGAAACGCAATGAATCCATGACGAATTTGCTCACCGGCGAACAGGTGGAAAAGGAGCCAA cggATAAGTTTGCTACGCTGGATACGATGCATGCGCTGTGCTTGCCACTCGGTGCTTCCATATCGCTGCTCATcatgttcttcttctttgacTCGATGCAGCTGCTCTTCGCCGTGTGCACAGCCA TTATTGCCACTGTGGCATTGGCATTTCTTCTGCTGCCCATGTGCCAGTATATCATTCGGCCGTGCACGGATGGCAAACGCTTCTCCTTTGGCATCTGCGGACGTTTCACGGCAGCGGAACTATTCAGCTTCACGCTCTCCGTATCAATTGTGTGCGTCTGGGTGCTCACTGGCCATTGGCTGCTTATGGATG CTATGGGCATGGGTCTATGTGTGGCCTTCATAGCGTTTGTGCGATTGCCCAGCTTGAAGGTGTCGACGCTGCTGTTGACCGGTCTGCTCATCTATGACGTCTTTTGGGTATTCCTCTCATCGTACATATTCAGCACAAATGTGATGGTCAAGGTGGCCACACGACCCGCCGAGAATCCTGTCGGCATTGTGGCgcgcaaattgaatttgggCGGCATTGTGCGCGACACACCGAAACTGAATTTGCCGGGCAAACTGGTTTTCCCCAGCATACACAATACGGGACACTTCTCGATGCTCGGCCTGGGCGATGTCGTAATGCCGGGACTGCTGTTGTGCTTTGTATTGCGCTACGATGCCTACAAAAAGTCACAGGGCGTTACCTCGGATCCAACGCTATCGCCGCCAAAAGGTGTTGGCTCCCGGTTGACGTATTTTCATTGTTCCTTATTGGG CTATTTCTTGGGTCTCTTAACGGCAACTGTCAGCTCGGAGGTGTTTAAGGCCGCACAGCCCGCCTTACTGTACTTAGTGCCGTTCACGTTATTGCCGCTCTTGCTGATGGCCTATCTCAAG GGTGATCTGCGGCGCATGTGGAGCGAACCATTTATTGCGCATCCACCATCAAAACAACTGGAAGTCTGA
- the LOC133836066 gene encoding protein FAM98B isoform X2: MDLELDIIDSLTALGYEGVDQPSLQKAVAGGIGDAELREVIYWLANQLHLLRKTDEHVATSSKDHSEFAFELSLLLTELGCPYRQFVAVPMSERFQTSDSLLQLLNYLTSELMATKMSLKLQPAEPPSKKSKTESNLQAAVIQLTKDLQLGEIPSTINVKSLFDRLTPKLDQRLKQTNKAVVSEPLMNSNKPLTDAQWRQLEAMHKDLDAEYNLRRQMMLTRLEATVQSFQWSESMKHRQKEINDRFQQKLKQLDALKYGGADTNIVALLAARTDLAIIEKTSSVNVRKNTASKIEKHVIGSVPDRGGRANEHAPPPPEMPSWQQQRAGGPAGGGGRGGGGNYRGGNRGGRGGGGGGGQNWQQPQQQYQQHPQEQRDRDRGDQQWLNSSGRVQGSGWNPQADGGGGRGGGGRGGGGYRGGGGGRGGYNQRGGFH; the protein is encoded by the exons ATGGATCTCGAATTGGATATTATTGACTCACTGACTGCACTTGGCTATGAGGGCGTGGATCAGCCATCACTGCAGAAGGCTGTGGCCGGTGGTATCGGTGATGCTGAATTGCGTGAGGTGATTTATTGGCTGGCCAATCAATTACATTTGCTGCGAAAGACGGACGAACATGTGGCCACTAGCAGTAAGGACCACAGTGAGTTTGCCTTCGAATTGTCGCTACTGTTGACTGAGCTGGGTTGTCCCTATCGTCAATTTGTCGCCGTGCCCATGTCGGAACGCTTCCAGACCAGTGACtcgttgctgcagctgctcaacTACTTAACGTCCGAGTTGATGGCCACCAAGATGTCACTGAAGCTGCAGCCGGCGGAGCCACCCAGTAAGAAATCCAAGACTGAATCCAATTTACAAGCTGCTGTTATACAGCTGACCAAAGATCTGCAACTGGGTGAGATTCCCAGCACAATCAATGTGAAGTCGCTCTTCGATCGCTTGACGCCCAAGCTGGATCAACGTTTGAAGCAGACGAACAAGGCAGTGGTCAGTGAGCCGCTGATGAACTCGAACAAACCCCTGACGGATGCCCAGTGGCGGCAGCTGGAGGCCATGCACAAGGATCTGGATGCCGAGTACAATTTGCGGCGTCAGATGATGTTGACGCGTCTGGAGGCGACCGTTCAGAGTTTCCAGTGGTCGGAGAGCATGAAGCATCGCCAGAAGGAGATAAACGATCGATTCCAGCAGAAGCTTAAGCAGCTGGATGCTCTCAAATACGGCGGAGCAGACACGAACATTGTGGCGCTGCTTGCGGCGCGTACAGATCTTGCTATCATTGAAAAGACCAGCTCGGTGAATGTGCGCAAAAATACAGCCTCGAAGATTGAGAAGCATGTGATTGGCAGCGTGCCGGATCGTGGAGGACGCGCCAATGAGCATGCGCCGCCTCCGCCAGAGATGCCTtcatggcagcagcagcgagctGGCGGACCTGCTGGCGGAGGTGGACGTGGCGGTGGCGGTAACTATCGCGGTGGCAATAGAGGAGGACGtggtggaggtggaggcggAGGTCAGAAttggcagcagccacaacagcagtaTCAACAGCATCCGCAAGAACAACGAGATCGCGATAGAGGCGACCAGCAGTGGCTTAATAGTAGTGGACGCGTGCAGGGCTCTGGCTGGAATCCTCAAGCTGATGGTGGTGGTGGACGTGGCGGTGGAGGACGAGGTGGTGGCGGTTACC gcggaggaggaggaggacgtGGTGGCTACAACCAACGAGGTGGCTTCCATTAA
- the LOC133836065 gene encoding SH2B adapter protein 2 isoform X1: MGGNSAAANSSAFSAGGYIGPTTSLGAAGGSDLIPAPMGTGNAIGSSSTSYTYGGTSWEEFCDRHAHAAATDFAKACISYINGNLPPEEARNIPHRSFAVKFVDSFLEHYDTEFFRRRSNLKTGVGSLFGGEGGPGGDSFDTEEHEVSRLFPKSLLRRLSFKGLRKGKKLFFLQAFFHKNSDDVDGVGSSKQSGKTKLAKIVVECRKEGIVNNLTAESLDQTTGTQKWERCRLALVKAVGGYMLEFYTPPKSTKPRSGVFCFLISEARETTTLEMPDRNNTFVLKADNNMEYVIEAGSQEDMRSWLATIRYCMRTPPTQQPMLDSDVIAAAMQTSPVTTNPNPTGTGSALGGIQNPQYQQQGGLGLGGSNGNLVNSQSADSGLVAATATGNSNANVAASSHDVNASLSTSQLNNDHNNAPPDIPSRPQRGEQRLSASSNFDGNELLETDSDVNVADLTAEMRQFPWFHGTLPRAEAARMVLQSEAAGHGYFLVRQSETRRGEFVLTFNFQGRAKHLRLTISEKGQCRVQHLWFPTIQEMLEHFRHNPIPLESGGTSDVTLTEWVHHTSRLNDASAIGMAPVAANTTLSHDSAGGGGGGGAAVDAAAGGAGGSSGAGGNANGNSNGHPSPRHCNEVITMNLSVRLKTNEIELPQEPTHVYFPEQVYFHLDPTPLTVHSSPPAGHGFLDQPHLRASNASLQAATSSRHGGADSGASGSGGGGVGGAAGGTGGGTSGSGECTGRAIDNQYSFT, from the exons ATGGGCGGAAACAGCGCAGCTGCCAATTCAAGCGCCTTTAGCGCTGGCGGCTACATCGGACCCACCACCAGTCTGGGGGCAGCCGGTGGCAGCGATTTGATACCAGCGCCGATGGGCACTGGCAACGccattggcagcagcagcacatccTACACGTATGGAGGCACAAGTTGGGAGGAATTCTGCGATAGACATGCTCACGCTGCTGCCACGGACTTTGCCAAAGCATGCATCAGTTACATAAACGGCAATCTGCCGCCGGAGGAAGCACGCAACATACCACATCGTAGTTTTGCAGTGAAATTCGTGGATTCCTTCTTGGAGCACTATGACACTGAGTTCTTTCGGCGTCGCAGCAATCTAAAGACGGGCGTTGGTTCGCTGTTTGGTGGGGAAGGCGGGCCAGGTGGTGATAGCTTTGATACCGAGGAGCATGAGGTATCGCGGCTGTTTCCCAAGTCGCTTTTGCGACGTCTCTCCTTTAAGGGATTGCGCAAGGGCAAG AAACTCTTCTTTTTGCAGGCATTCTTTCACAAGAACTCCGACGATGTGGACGGCGTGGGGAGCAGCAAACAGAGTGGCAAAACAAAGCTGGCCAAGATTGTGGTCGAGTGCCGCAAAGAGGGCATCGTTAACAATTTGACGGCGGAGAGTTTAGATCAAACAACTGGCACACAGAAGTGGGAACGTTGTCGTCTCGCTCTGGTCAAAGCAGTGGGTGGTTATATGCTGGAGTTTTATACGCCGCCCAAATCGACAAAACCACGGAGCGgtgtcttttgttttctcaTTTCGGAGGCACGTGAAACAACCACACTGGAGATGCCGGATCGCAACAATACGTTCGTGCTGAAGGCCGACAACAACATGGAGTATGTGATTGAGGCGGGTAGCCAAGAAGATATGCGCAGCTGGCTGGCCACCATACGCTATTGCATGCGCACGCCGCCCACTCAGCAGCCGATGCTTGACTCGGATGTGATTGCAGCTGCTATGCAGACATCGCCAGTCACCACTAATCCGAATCCCACAGGCACGGGCAGCGCCTTGGGCGGCATACAGAATCCTCAATACCAGCAACAAGGTGGTCTGGGATTGGGCGGCTCCAATGGCAATCTGGTGAACTCGCAATCAGCGGACAGCGGTTtggtggcagccacagcaactggCAATAGtaatgcaaatgttgctgcCTCGTCGCATGACGTAAATGCTTCCCTAAGCACATCGCAGCTCAACAACGATCATAATAATGCGCCACCCGATATTCCATCGCGTCCACAACGCGGCGAACAGCGTTTGTCGGCCTCTAGCAATTTTGATGGCAACGAACTGCTTGAAACGGATTCTGATGTAAACGTGGCCGATTTGACAGCGGAGATGCGCCAGTTCCCATGGTTCCATGGCACATTGCCGCGGGCAGAGGCCGCACGCATGGTATTGCAATCGGAGGCAGCGGGACATGGTTACTTTTTGGTGCGACAGAGCGAGACGCGACGTGGTGAATTTGTGCTGACGTTCAATTTCCAAGGACGTGCCAAGCATCTGCGACTCACAATCTCGGAGAAGGGACAGTGCCGAGTGCAGCATCTGTGGTTCCCTACTATACAGGAGATGCTCGAGCATTTCCGACACAATCCCATACCGCTAGAGTCGGGCGGCACTTCGGATGTGACGCTCACCGAATGGGTGCATCACACCAGTAGACTGAACGATGCATCGGCCATCGGCATGGCGCCGGTTGCTGCCAACACAACATTGTCGCACGACTCGGcgggtggaggaggaggaggaggtgcgGCTGTCGATGCGGCAGCGGGAGGAGCTGGAGGGAGTAGCGGAGCCGGCGGCAACGCGAATGGGAATAGCAATGGACATCCATCGCCGAGACAT TGCAACGAAGTGATTACCATGAATCTAAGTGTTCGCCTAAAGACAAACGAAATCGAACTGCCACAAGAGCCAACACACGTCTATTTTCCGGAGCAAGTCTACTTTCATTTGGATCCCACACCATTGACCGTGCACAGTTCGCCGCCTGCAGGCCATGGTTTTCTCGATCAACCGCACCTGCGTGCCTCGAACGCTTCACTCCAGGCAGCCACATCATCGCGTCATGGTGGTGCCGATAGTGGTGCCAGTGGCAGTGGCGGTGGTGGAGTTGGTGGTGCTGCCGGTGGGACCGGTGGTGGAACATCAGGAAGCGGCGAGTGCACCGGACGCGCCATTGATAATCAGTATAGCTTCACTTAG
- the LOC133836066 gene encoding protein FAM98B isoform X1, protein MDLELDIIDSLTALGYEGVDQPSLQKAVAGGIGDAELREVIYWLANQLHLLRKTDEHVATSSKDHSEFAFELSLLLTELGCPYRQFVAVPMSERFQTSDSLLQLLNYLTSELMATKMSLKLQPAEPPSKKSKTESNLQAAVIQLTKDLQLGEIPSTINVKSLFDRLTPKLDQRLKQTNKAVVSEPLMNSNKPLTDAQWRQLEAMHKDLDAEYNLRRQMMLTRLEATVQSFQWSESMKHRQKEINDRFQQKLKQLDALKYGGADTNIVALLAARTDLAIIEKTSSVNVRKNTASKIEKHVIGSVPDRGGRANEHAPPPPEMPSWQQQRAGGPAGGGGRGGGGNYRGGNRGGRGGGGGGGQNWQQPQQQYQQHPQEQRDRDRGDQQWLNSSGRVQGSGWNPQADGGGGRGGGGRGGGGYRGGGGGGRGGGGGGGYRGGGGGGGRGGYNQRGGFH, encoded by the coding sequence ATGGATCTCGAATTGGATATTATTGACTCACTGACTGCACTTGGCTATGAGGGCGTGGATCAGCCATCACTGCAGAAGGCTGTGGCCGGTGGTATCGGTGATGCTGAATTGCGTGAGGTGATTTATTGGCTGGCCAATCAATTACATTTGCTGCGAAAGACGGACGAACATGTGGCCACTAGCAGTAAGGACCACAGTGAGTTTGCCTTCGAATTGTCGCTACTGTTGACTGAGCTGGGTTGTCCCTATCGTCAATTTGTCGCCGTGCCCATGTCGGAACGCTTCCAGACCAGTGACtcgttgctgcagctgctcaacTACTTAACGTCCGAGTTGATGGCCACCAAGATGTCACTGAAGCTGCAGCCGGCGGAGCCACCCAGTAAGAAATCCAAGACTGAATCCAATTTACAAGCTGCTGTTATACAGCTGACCAAAGATCTGCAACTGGGTGAGATTCCCAGCACAATCAATGTGAAGTCGCTCTTCGATCGCTTGACGCCCAAGCTGGATCAACGTTTGAAGCAGACGAACAAGGCAGTGGTCAGTGAGCCGCTGATGAACTCGAACAAACCCCTGACGGATGCCCAGTGGCGGCAGCTGGAGGCCATGCACAAGGATCTGGATGCCGAGTACAATTTGCGGCGTCAGATGATGTTGACGCGTCTGGAGGCGACCGTTCAGAGTTTCCAGTGGTCGGAGAGCATGAAGCATCGCCAGAAGGAGATAAACGATCGATTCCAGCAGAAGCTTAAGCAGCTGGATGCTCTCAAATACGGCGGAGCAGACACGAACATTGTGGCGCTGCTTGCGGCGCGTACAGATCTTGCTATCATTGAAAAGACCAGCTCGGTGAATGTGCGCAAAAATACAGCCTCGAAGATTGAGAAGCATGTGATTGGCAGCGTGCCGGATCGTGGAGGACGCGCCAATGAGCATGCGCCGCCTCCGCCAGAGATGCCTtcatggcagcagcagcgagctGGCGGACCTGCTGGCGGAGGTGGACGTGGCGGTGGCGGTAACTATCGCGGTGGCAATAGAGGAGGACGtggtggaggtggaggcggAGGTCAGAAttggcagcagccacaacagcagtaTCAACAGCATCCGCAAGAACAACGAGATCGCGATAGAGGCGACCAGCAGTGGCTTAATAGTAGTGGACGCGTGCAGGGCTCTGGCTGGAATCCTCAAGCTGATGGTGGTGGTGGACGTGGCGGTGGAGGACGAGGTGGTGGCGGTTACCgtggcggaggaggaggaggacgtGGTGGTGGTGGAGGCGGAGGTTATcgcggaggcggaggaggaggaggacgtGGTGGCTACAACCAACGAGGTGGCTTCCATTAA
- the LOC133836065 gene encoding SH2B adapter protein 2 isoform X3, whose protein sequence is MGGNSAAANSSAFSAGGYIGPTTSLGAAGGSDLIPAPMGTGNAIGSSSTSYTYGGTSWEEFCDRHAHAAATDFAKACISYINGNLPPEEARNIPHRSFAVKFVDSFLEHYDTEFFRRRSNLKTGVGSLFGGEGGPGGDSFDTEEHEVSRLFPKSLLRRLSFKGLRKGKKLFFLQAFFHKNSDDVDGVGSSKQSGKTKLAKIVVECRKEGIVNNLTAESLDQTTGTQKWERCRLALVKAVGGYMLEFYTPPKSTKPRSGVFCFLISEARETTTLEMPDRNNTFVLKADNNMEYVIEAGSQEDMRSWLATIRYCMRTPPTQQPMLDSDVIAAAMQTSPVTTNPNPTGTGSALGGIQNPQYQQQGGLGLGGSNGNLVNSQSADSGLVAATATGNSNANVAASSHDVNASLSTSQLNNDHNNAPPDIPSRPQRGEQRLSASSNFDGNELLETDSDVNVADLTAEMRQFPWFHGTLPRAEAARMVLQSEAAGHGYFLVRQSETRRGEFVLTFNFQGRAKHLRLTISEKGQCRVQHLWFPTIQEMLEHFRHNPIPLESGGTSDVTLTEWVHHTSRLNDASAIGMAPVAANTTLSHDSAGGGGGGGAAVDAAAGGAGGSSGAGGNANGNSNGHPSPRHVR, encoded by the exons ATGGGCGGAAACAGCGCAGCTGCCAATTCAAGCGCCTTTAGCGCTGGCGGCTACATCGGACCCACCACCAGTCTGGGGGCAGCCGGTGGCAGCGATTTGATACCAGCGCCGATGGGCACTGGCAACGccattggcagcagcagcacatccTACACGTATGGAGGCACAAGTTGGGAGGAATTCTGCGATAGACATGCTCACGCTGCTGCCACGGACTTTGCCAAAGCATGCATCAGTTACATAAACGGCAATCTGCCGCCGGAGGAAGCACGCAACATACCACATCGTAGTTTTGCAGTGAAATTCGTGGATTCCTTCTTGGAGCACTATGACACTGAGTTCTTTCGGCGTCGCAGCAATCTAAAGACGGGCGTTGGTTCGCTGTTTGGTGGGGAAGGCGGGCCAGGTGGTGATAGCTTTGATACCGAGGAGCATGAGGTATCGCGGCTGTTTCCCAAGTCGCTTTTGCGACGTCTCTCCTTTAAGGGATTGCGCAAGGGCAAG AAACTCTTCTTTTTGCAGGCATTCTTTCACAAGAACTCCGACGATGTGGACGGCGTGGGGAGCAGCAAACAGAGTGGCAAAACAAAGCTGGCCAAGATTGTGGTCGAGTGCCGCAAAGAGGGCATCGTTAACAATTTGACGGCGGAGAGTTTAGATCAAACAACTGGCACACAGAAGTGGGAACGTTGTCGTCTCGCTCTGGTCAAAGCAGTGGGTGGTTATATGCTGGAGTTTTATACGCCGCCCAAATCGACAAAACCACGGAGCGgtgtcttttgttttctcaTTTCGGAGGCACGTGAAACAACCACACTGGAGATGCCGGATCGCAACAATACGTTCGTGCTGAAGGCCGACAACAACATGGAGTATGTGATTGAGGCGGGTAGCCAAGAAGATATGCGCAGCTGGCTGGCCACCATACGCTATTGCATGCGCACGCCGCCCACTCAGCAGCCGATGCTTGACTCGGATGTGATTGCAGCTGCTATGCAGACATCGCCAGTCACCACTAATCCGAATCCCACAGGCACGGGCAGCGCCTTGGGCGGCATACAGAATCCTCAATACCAGCAACAAGGTGGTCTGGGATTGGGCGGCTCCAATGGCAATCTGGTGAACTCGCAATCAGCGGACAGCGGTTtggtggcagccacagcaactggCAATAGtaatgcaaatgttgctgcCTCGTCGCATGACGTAAATGCTTCCCTAAGCACATCGCAGCTCAACAACGATCATAATAATGCGCCACCCGATATTCCATCGCGTCCACAACGCGGCGAACAGCGTTTGTCGGCCTCTAGCAATTTTGATGGCAACGAACTGCTTGAAACGGATTCTGATGTAAACGTGGCCGATTTGACAGCGGAGATGCGCCAGTTCCCATGGTTCCATGGCACATTGCCGCGGGCAGAGGCCGCACGCATGGTATTGCAATCGGAGGCAGCGGGACATGGTTACTTTTTGGTGCGACAGAGCGAGACGCGACGTGGTGAATTTGTGCTGACGTTCAATTTCCAAGGACGTGCCAAGCATCTGCGACTCACAATCTCGGAGAAGGGACAGTGCCGAGTGCAGCATCTGTGGTTCCCTACTATACAGGAGATGCTCGAGCATTTCCGACACAATCCCATACCGCTAGAGTCGGGCGGCACTTCGGATGTGACGCTCACCGAATGGGTGCATCACACCAGTAGACTGAACGATGCATCGGCCATCGGCATGGCGCCGGTTGCTGCCAACACAACATTGTCGCACGACTCGGcgggtggaggaggaggaggaggtgcgGCTGTCGATGCGGCAGCGGGAGGAGCTGGAGGGAGTAGCGGAGCCGGCGGCAACGCGAATGGGAATAGCAATGGACATCCATCGCCGAGACATGTGAGATAG
- the LOC133836065 gene encoding SH2B adapter protein 2 isoform X2, producing MGGNSAAANSSAFSAGGYIGPTTSLGAAGGSDLIPAPMGTGNAIGSSSTSYTYGGTSWEEFCDRHAHAAATDFAKACISYINGNLPPEEARNIPHRSFAVKFVDSFLEHYDTEFFRRRSNLKTGVGSLFGGEGGPGGDSFDTEEHEVSRLFPKSLLRRLSFKGLRKGKAFFHKNSDDVDGVGSSKQSGKTKLAKIVVECRKEGIVNNLTAESLDQTTGTQKWERCRLALVKAVGGYMLEFYTPPKSTKPRSGVFCFLISEARETTTLEMPDRNNTFVLKADNNMEYVIEAGSQEDMRSWLATIRYCMRTPPTQQPMLDSDVIAAAMQTSPVTTNPNPTGTGSALGGIQNPQYQQQGGLGLGGSNGNLVNSQSADSGLVAATATGNSNANVAASSHDVNASLSTSQLNNDHNNAPPDIPSRPQRGEQRLSASSNFDGNELLETDSDVNVADLTAEMRQFPWFHGTLPRAEAARMVLQSEAAGHGYFLVRQSETRRGEFVLTFNFQGRAKHLRLTISEKGQCRVQHLWFPTIQEMLEHFRHNPIPLESGGTSDVTLTEWVHHTSRLNDASAIGMAPVAANTTLSHDSAGGGGGGGAAVDAAAGGAGGSSGAGGNANGNSNGHPSPRHCNEVITMNLSVRLKTNEIELPQEPTHVYFPEQVYFHLDPTPLTVHSSPPAGHGFLDQPHLRASNASLQAATSSRHGGADSGASGSGGGGVGGAAGGTGGGTSGSGECTGRAIDNQYSFT from the exons ATGGGCGGAAACAGCGCAGCTGCCAATTCAAGCGCCTTTAGCGCTGGCGGCTACATCGGACCCACCACCAGTCTGGGGGCAGCCGGTGGCAGCGATTTGATACCAGCGCCGATGGGCACTGGCAACGccattggcagcagcagcacatccTACACGTATGGAGGCACAAGTTGGGAGGAATTCTGCGATAGACATGCTCACGCTGCTGCCACGGACTTTGCCAAAGCATGCATCAGTTACATAAACGGCAATCTGCCGCCGGAGGAAGCACGCAACATACCACATCGTAGTTTTGCAGTGAAATTCGTGGATTCCTTCTTGGAGCACTATGACACTGAGTTCTTTCGGCGTCGCAGCAATCTAAAGACGGGCGTTGGTTCGCTGTTTGGTGGGGAAGGCGGGCCAGGTGGTGATAGCTTTGATACCGAGGAGCATGAGGTATCGCGGCTGTTTCCCAAGTCGCTTTTGCGACGTCTCTCCTTTAAGGGATTGCGCAAGGGCAAG GCATTCTTTCACAAGAACTCCGACGATGTGGACGGCGTGGGGAGCAGCAAACAGAGTGGCAAAACAAAGCTGGCCAAGATTGTGGTCGAGTGCCGCAAAGAGGGCATCGTTAACAATTTGACGGCGGAGAGTTTAGATCAAACAACTGGCACACAGAAGTGGGAACGTTGTCGTCTCGCTCTGGTCAAAGCAGTGGGTGGTTATATGCTGGAGTTTTATACGCCGCCCAAATCGACAAAACCACGGAGCGgtgtcttttgttttctcaTTTCGGAGGCACGTGAAACAACCACACTGGAGATGCCGGATCGCAACAATACGTTCGTGCTGAAGGCCGACAACAACATGGAGTATGTGATTGAGGCGGGTAGCCAAGAAGATATGCGCAGCTGGCTGGCCACCATACGCTATTGCATGCGCACGCCGCCCACTCAGCAGCCGATGCTTGACTCGGATGTGATTGCAGCTGCTATGCAGACATCGCCAGTCACCACTAATCCGAATCCCACAGGCACGGGCAGCGCCTTGGGCGGCATACAGAATCCTCAATACCAGCAACAAGGTGGTCTGGGATTGGGCGGCTCCAATGGCAATCTGGTGAACTCGCAATCAGCGGACAGCGGTTtggtggcagccacagcaactggCAATAGtaatgcaaatgttgctgcCTCGTCGCATGACGTAAATGCTTCCCTAAGCACATCGCAGCTCAACAACGATCATAATAATGCGCCACCCGATATTCCATCGCGTCCACAACGCGGCGAACAGCGTTTGTCGGCCTCTAGCAATTTTGATGGCAACGAACTGCTTGAAACGGATTCTGATGTAAACGTGGCCGATTTGACAGCGGAGATGCGCCAGTTCCCATGGTTCCATGGCACATTGCCGCGGGCAGAGGCCGCACGCATGGTATTGCAATCGGAGGCAGCGGGACATGGTTACTTTTTGGTGCGACAGAGCGAGACGCGACGTGGTGAATTTGTGCTGACGTTCAATTTCCAAGGACGTGCCAAGCATCTGCGACTCACAATCTCGGAGAAGGGACAGTGCCGAGTGCAGCATCTGTGGTTCCCTACTATACAGGAGATGCTCGAGCATTTCCGACACAATCCCATACCGCTAGAGTCGGGCGGCACTTCGGATGTGACGCTCACCGAATGGGTGCATCACACCAGTAGACTGAACGATGCATCGGCCATCGGCATGGCGCCGGTTGCTGCCAACACAACATTGTCGCACGACTCGGcgggtggaggaggaggaggaggtgcgGCTGTCGATGCGGCAGCGGGAGGAGCTGGAGGGAGTAGCGGAGCCGGCGGCAACGCGAATGGGAATAGCAATGGACATCCATCGCCGAGACAT TGCAACGAAGTGATTACCATGAATCTAAGTGTTCGCCTAAAGACAAACGAAATCGAACTGCCACAAGAGCCAACACACGTCTATTTTCCGGAGCAAGTCTACTTTCATTTGGATCCCACACCATTGACCGTGCACAGTTCGCCGCCTGCAGGCCATGGTTTTCTCGATCAACCGCACCTGCGTGCCTCGAACGCTTCACTCCAGGCAGCCACATCATCGCGTCATGGTGGTGCCGATAGTGGTGCCAGTGGCAGTGGCGGTGGTGGAGTTGGTGGTGCTGCCGGTGGGACCGGTGGTGGAACATCAGGAAGCGGCGAGTGCACCGGACGCGCCATTGATAATCAGTATAGCTTCACTTAG